In the Sandaracinus amylolyticus genome, CGGTCAGGAAGGCATGAAGGCCGACCCGACGGGCTCGCAGGAGTACTTCAAGAAGCACGGCTGAGCCGATCGGGCGGGGTCGAGCACACGTATGGGGAGGGCGTCGGTGACGAGCCGGCGCCCTTGTCGTTTTCGACGGGTCGACTCATCGCTCTCCAAGGACTGCCGAGACCCCCGGGTCTTCTCACGGCGCGCGTGCTTTCCCCGCGCGGGCCTGTGCTAGGGTGCCGGCTTTCGTTGGGGATGGGCTTTCGCGCCGAGAGGTCGAGGACGTGAGCCAGAACAAGATCGAGGACCAGGACTTCGACGAGAGCGCGCTCGCCGCGCTCGTGCGCCCCTCGCTCGCCCCGTCGTCGCCGAAGGACGAGCAGGACGACGACGGCAAGCTCGACCTGCGCGCGCTCGTCGCGTCGACGCCCCCGCCCGCGCCCGACGCACCGGTCGTCGCCGCGGCCGAGCCGGCGAAGGCCAAGAGCGAGCCCGCGAAGGCCGCACCGGCCGCGAAGAGCGAGCCCGCGAAGAAGAAGAAGGCCGCCAGCGTCGAGGCCGCGCCGGTCGCGGAGATCGCCCAGCCGGTCGAGCCCGCGCCCGCGAAGAGCGGAGGCAACAACGGCCTGTGGATCGGCCTCGGGATCGGCGCCGCGGCGTGTGTCGGCGTCTATTTCTTCGTGACCGGGCAGGCTGCGCAGCCGACCGCCCAGGCCGCGACCCCGACGCCCACGAGCATCGTCGAGACCGCGAGCGCGCCGAGCGCGGCCGAGCCCCGCGTCGCGGCCGAGCCCGCGCCCGCCGTCGAGCCCGCGCCCGAGCCCGAGGTCGCCGCGGCCGAGCCCGCCGCGGAGCCCACGCCTGCGGTCGAGCCCGCGCCCGCCGTCGAGCCGACGCCCGCCGTCGCCGCCGCGGAGCCCGCGCCCACCGCCGACGATCGTCGCAGCGCCCGCACCCGCGAGCGCACCACGACCGCGACCGCCTCGACCACCGCGAGCGCCTCGACCACCGCGAGCGCGCCCGTGGCCGCCGCGACCCCGACGCCCGCCCGCGAAGAGCGCACTGCGCCGGCAGCCGAGCCCGCGCCCGCCGCTCCGACCGCGACGGCGACCGCGTCGACCAGCGCCCGTGGCGGCGCCGCGCTCGACTCGGTGCTCGATCAGGCGCTCGGTGGTCGCCCCGATCGCAGCGGCACGCGCACCGTCCCGACGACGACCGCGAGCGCGCCGCCCACCGCCGCCGCGGCCGCACCGCGCGGTGATCTCCCCGAGACGCCGAGCCAGACCGACGTCCGTCGAATTCTGGGCGGCCTGATGCCGCGCATCCGCGAGTGCGCGGGCGAGCAGGCGGGCATGGCGGTCGCGACGATCATGGTCCGCAACGACGGCACCGTGGCGAGCGTCGCGATCGGTGGCAGCCCGTTCGGTGGCACGCCGCAGGGTCAGTGCATGGAAGGCGCGCTCCGCGGCGCGCAGTTCCCGGCGTTCCGCCAGACCCAGTTCCGCGTGCAGTACCCGATGTCGATCCGTCCGACGCCCTGAGCCGTACGTTCGACGTGCATCCTCGACGACAGCCCGCGCGCGCTCCGGCGCCGCGGGCTGTTTCGTTCTTGGCGCCGACACGCCCGCGTGCTCTACGTTCGCGCGTCATGGCCCCGCGCGCCGCGCTCGCGCTCGTCCTCCTCGTCGCTGCGTGCAGCGGTCCAGGCGCGGTCGCGCCCGCGCGCCCGACGACGCCGCTGGTGATGCCCACCGAGGTCGCCGCGCGGCACGCCGCGATGGACGCGTTCGGCGCGCGCCTCTTCGCGGCCCTCGCCGCCGGTCGGCCCGCCGACGTGATGCTCGGCGACGACGAGCTTCGCGTGCTGCTCGAGAGCGACGCCGCCACCCGCATCGGCGCGCACCGCGCGACCGTCGGGATGCGCCTCGGCGACGAGGTCGGCCGCGTCCCGCTCGGCCTCGACGGCTCGCAGTACCTCGGGGTCTGCCTCCAGGACGCGCGCGACGAGCCCGCCGCGGGACCGCTCGGCCTGCGCGCCGACGGCTGGACCTTCCGGCGCGTGCTCGTCGCCGCGGAGCGCCCGGGCGGGCGTCGCGTCGCGCTCTGGGTCGACGGGCTCTTCGTGTTCACCGACGCCGGCTTCGGCGCGCTCGACCTGGAGCGGGTCGAGAGCCCCCGCCCCGAGCACTCCGATCTCGAGATCGCCCCCTGCGACATGGCGACGCGGCTCCGGTAGCGGCTGCGGTAGCGACCGGGATCCACCACCACGGGTTGTGGTGGTCACCGGAAGACCCCCACCAGGAATCGCACAAGATAATTGCGATCGCCGAACCGCGATCGTACAAGGGTTCGCCTCGGGCGATCACGCTCGACACGGGGGCCCCGGAATTGCGGGGAAAGGCGCGCCGATGAAGATCAAGAAGGTCGAGATCTGCGGCTTCAAGTCGTTCGTGGACCGCACCGTCGTCCTCTTCGACCACGACGTCACCGCCATCGTCGGCCCGAACGGCTGCGGCAAATCGAACGTCGTCGACGCCATCCGTTGGACGATGGGCGAGCAGTCCGCGAAGAACCTCCGCGGCAAGTCGATGGACGACGTCATCTTCAACGGCAGCGAGACGCGGGGGCCGCACTCGTTCGCCGAGGTGACGCTCACCTTCGACAACACCGACGGCCTCGCCTCGCCCGAGTACCGCGCGTACGCCGAGATCGCGGTCACGCGCCGCCTCGATCGCCAGGGCAACAGCGACTACTTCATCAACAAGACGCCGGTCCGCCTGATGGACGTGACCGAGCTCTTCCTCGGCACCGGCATCGGCGCGAAGGCCTACTCGATCATCGAGCAGGGCAAGATCGGCTACATCGTCAGCGCGAAGCCCGAGGACCGCCGCGGCCTGATCGAAGAGGCCGCGGGCATCACGAAGTTCAAGGCCAAGAAGAAGGCCGCCGAGCGCAAGATGGACGCGACGCGGCAGAACCTGCTGCGCATCGGCGACATCGTCGCGGAGATCGAGAAGAACCTCGCGAGCCTCAAGCGCCAGGCCCAGAAGGCCGAGCGCTACAAGGCGTACCGCGCCGAGATTCGCGACCTCGAGCTGCTCGTCGCGTCGCATCGCTGGATGGAGCTCACGGTCACGCGCCGCGTGATCGACGAGGAGCTCACCCACGCGAGCGGCGCGCTCGAGGGTCATCGCTACGCGCTGCGCATCCGCGAGGCCGAGCTCGAGGGCGAGCGGCTCGCGGTGCAGCGCGCGGAGACCGAGGTCGAGCGCGCCCAGCGCGTCTCGTACGAGCTCGACAACTCGGTGCGCATGCTCGAGGGCAAGGTCGAGCAGCACAAGGAGCGCCTCCAGGGCCTGCGCGACAGCGAGCGCCTCGCGGAGCGCGAGCTCGAGGCGCTGAGCGCGCGTCGTGCGGTGCTCGCGCAGGAGCGCGACGGACTGCTCTCGACCATCGCGGAGCTCGAGGAGATCGAGCGCACCGAGCAGGACGAGCTCGATCGCGAGGTCTCGATCCTCGACGAGCGCAAGCTCGCGGCGCAGGAGGCCGAGCAGACCGTGAGCTCGGCGCGGGCGCGCGTGAGCGAGTCGGCGCAGCGCATCGCGCGCGCGGAGGCGGTGCTCAAGGGCTACGAGCGTCGTCGCGACGAGGCGCGCACGCGGCTCGATCGGATGCGCAGCGAGCGCGAGGAGCTCGAGGGCCGTCTCGTCGAGCTCGCGCAGGAAGCGGACGAGCTCCGCACGCGCCTCGAGGGTCTGCGCGAGGGCAAGAACACGACGGCCGAGCGCAAGGAGCAGCTCGAGACCGAGCTCAAGGATCTGCGGGTGCAGATCACCGAGAGCGAGCGCACCGTCGACAAGCTGCGCAGCGAGCTCGCGGAGAAGCGCTCGCGCCTGCGCTCGCTCGAGGAGATCACGAAGAAGTTCGAGGGCGTCGGCGCGGGCGTGCGCTCGGTGATGCTCCGTTTCGCCAGTGCCGGAGAAGAATCGGGCGTGCTCGGCCTCGTCGCGGATCGCATCGAGTGCCCCGAGGCGTACACCCAGGCGCTCGCGGGCGCGCTGGGCGAGCGCCTCCAGCACGTCGTGGTGAGCGACGTCGACGCGGGCCTGCGCGTGCTCGAGTTCCTCGAGCAGGGCGACCGTGGTCGTGCCACCGCGATCCCGCGCACGCCGCGTCGCGCGGTCGGTCCGCTCGCGCAGCTGCCGAACGACGAGGGCATCGTCGGGTGGCTCGCCGATCTCGTCCGTGGTGATCGCGAGACCCAGCAGGACGAGGCGCTGGTGCGGCACCTCCTCGAGGGCGTGCTGGTGGTGCGCGACCTCGCGTCGGCGAAGCGCCTCTACGACGCAGGCGTGAACGCCTCGACGTTCGTGACCGAGCGCGGCGAGGTGCTCGGCGCGGGCGGTGCGATCACCGGCGGGCGCGGCGAGCAGGTCGGCGCGCACATGATCGCGGTGAAGCGCGAGATCCGCGATCTGCACGGCATCGTCGCGAAGCTCGACGCCGACATGACCGCGGCGGTCGCGCGCCACGGCGAGCTGCGCAACGGCATCGCGTCGCGCCAGGCCGCGCTCGACTCGGCGCGCAACGAGGCGCACGACGCGGAGATCTCGATCGTGAAGGCGGACAAGGATCTCCGCCGCGCCGAGGACGAGCTGAACCGCACCCGCCAGCGCGTCGAGAAGGTCGCGATGGACGCGGACGACCTCGCGATGCAGCTCGCGGATGCGCAGGGCGAGGGCAACGACGCGCAGGCCGAGATCGAGTCGGCGAGCAAGTCGAAGCACGACGCCGAGGGCGCGCTCGAGTCGAACGAGATGATCTACGAGGAGCGCCGCTCGCTCGTCGATCAGCAGAACGCGCGCGTGACCGACGTGCGGGTGCGCGCGGCGCAGGCGCGGCAGCGCGCGGAGGGTGATCGCCAGGCGCTCGATCGCCTCGACAAGTCGGTGCAGGAGCTCGGCGAGCGCGAGAAGCGCCTGCGCGGCGACCTCGAGCGCGGCGCGAAGCAGCAGGGCGAGACGGCGGGCGCGCTCGTCGTCACGAAGGAAGAGCTGGTCGACAAGGTCGAGCGCGCGATGAAGGCGCACGAGGTGCTCGGCGGGGCACGCGAGCGCTACGACGTCGCGAAGCTCGAGCTCGGCACCCGCGAGGCGGACCTCAAGGAGATCCGCAGCAAGATCGACGAGGGCCAGGGGCGCGTCTCGTCGCTCACGATCGAGGAGCGCGAGCTCGCGATGGCGATCGAGCACCTGCTCGATCAGGTCAACGAGCGTCACCGCGTCGACCTGCGGCGCGTGCTCGGCGACTACCACTTCCGCGACATCCCCGACGACTCGGTGAAGACGCGCATCGACGAGCTGCTTCGTCTCGTCGAGCGCATGGGCGAGATCAACCTCACCGCGATCGAGGAGTACGAGGAGCAGAGCAAGCGCTTCGAGTACCTCAACAGTCAGAAGCTCGACCTCGAGCAGGCGCTCGATCAGCTCGACAAGGCGATCAAGCAGATGAACCGGGAGAGCAAGAAGCTCTTCCGCGAGGCGTTCGACGCGATCAACGAGCGCTTCCAGCAGGCCTTCCCGCGCCTCTTCGGCGGAGGCAAGGCGGAGCTCAAGCTCACGAACGCCGACGACCTGCTCGAGACCGGCATCGACATCCTCGCGCAGCCGCCGGGCAAGAAGCTCGGCTCGATCGAGCTGATGAGCGGCGGTGAGAAGGCGCTGACCGCGGTCTCGCTGATCTTCTCGATCTTCCAGTACAAGCCGAGCCCGTTCTGTCTCCTCGACGAGGTCGACGCACCGCTCGACGAGGCGAACATCGGTCGCTACTGCGAGGCCATCCGCGCGATGACCAAGCACTCGCAGTTCATCGTCATCACGCACAGCAAGAAGACCATGCAGATGGCCGACGTGCTCTACGGCGTGACGATGGAGACGCCCGGCATCTCGAAGCTCGTCAGCGTCGAGCTCCGCCAGAAGCAGCGCCAGGCCGCGCACGACGCGTCGCACGCGGTGGCGTGATCGCGATCGTGGTGCCCTCGCCGATGTCGATCGGCGAGGGCGCTGCGCGTTCCGTCAGGCGGCGATCACCGCCACGCCGGTCCGGCCGCCGTCCACGTCGAGCACGATGCCGTGGACGAACGAGGCCTCCTCGCTCGCGAGATAGACGGCAGCGTTCCCGATCGCCTCGGGCGAGCCGCTCGTGCCCGCGGGCGTGCCTCGCATCATCACGTCGCCGGGATGCGGCGAGTCGCTCTCTTCGTGCACGACGCCCGGTGAGATCGCGTTCACGCGCACGCCCGACGCCCCGAGCTCCGCGGCCCACGCGCGGGTGAGCGTCTCGACCGCGCCCTTGCTGGAGGCGTAGACGCTGCCGCGCGGGACGCCGAGCCGCACGATCCACGACCCGAGGTTGATGATCGCGCCGCCGCCGCGCGCGACCATGCCGGGCGCGATCGCCTGGGTGAGGAAGTACGGCGCCTTCACGTTCACCGACATGATGCGATCGAACGTCGCCTCGTCGGTGTCGGCGAGGTTGGGCGCCGGATAGATGCCGGCGTTGTTGACCAGCACGTCGACGCGGCCGCCCAGCACCCGCGCGGCCTCCTCGGCGAGCGCGCGCGAGGCCGCGAGCGAGCCGTCGAGATCCACCAGCACCGACTCCGCCCGTCCGCCCGCCTCGCGGATCGCGGTGACCACCTCGGCGGCGCGCGCCGCGTCGCGCCCGTGCACCGCCACGTGCGCGCCCTCGCGCGCGAGCGCGACCGCGATCGCACGGCCGATGTTGCTCGTCGCGCCGGTCACCAGCGCGGTCTTGTTCGCGAGCCTGTTCGTCATGCCGTTCCTCCAGTTTGGACCAAGTGGTCCACTTCATGGGTCGAATGGACCGCTTAGTCCAGAGGCGGTACGCTGAACGGCATGGAAGAGTCCTCGCGCCTCACGTCCAAGGGCCTCGCCACGCGGCAGCGGATCGTGGAAGCCGCCGCCGATCTGGTGCTCGCGCGCGGCGTCGGAGCGACGACGCTCGACGACATCCGGGCCGGCACCTCGACCAGCAAGAGCCAGCTCTTCCACTACTTCCCGGGCGGCAAGAACGAGCTCGTGGCCGCGATCGCGGTGTTCCAGAGCGAGCGCCTGCTCGACGCGCAGCGCCCCCACCTCGACGCGCTCGACACGTGGCCCTCGTGGGAGGCGTGGCGCGACGCGGTGGTCGCGCACTACGCGAGCCAGCCGCACTGGGGCTGTCCGATCGGCGCGCTGGTGAGCGAGCTGTCGCGGAGCGACCCCGAGCTCGCCGCGATCGCGAAGGCGCAGATGGACAAGTGGCAAGGGCATCTGCGCCGCGGGCTCGCACGCATGCGGCGCGCGGAGCGACTGCGGCCCGACGCGAGCCCGACGCGGCTCGCGCTCGCGACGTTCGCGTCGCTCCAGGGCGGGCTCCTGCTCACCCACGCGGCGGAGTCGATCGCGCCGCTCGAAGCGGCCCTCGACGGAGCGCTGGTCGCGCTGCGAGCACACGCCGCGTGAGCGCGTTGCGCCGGCCGCGGCGCGTGACAGATTCGGCAGTGCGTCGCTCCCGCGACGCGATCATGGCCTGACGTCTCTCTCCACCCGTTCGTCGGCGCTGCGCCCTCCGTCTCGAGGGCGCGCGACCCCGTGTGCGTGAGCTGAACGTCCGCCGCCGCTGCGCGATCTGCGCGGCGCGCCCTTCCATTCGCAAGAGGAGCATCGACGATGCCCGAACCCCGATCGACTCGCCCCGCTCGACATCCCGCCGCGCTCGTGAACGTCCTTCCGACCCCGCCGCCCGGAACGATCCTCGCCGACGTGCACGCGCACCTCGCGCGCGCCGGCGCGCCTCCGTACCGCTACCGTCAGCTCGTCCTCGCGCTGCAGCGCGGCGCCCAGCGCTTCGACGACGTCGGCGAGCTGCCGCGCTCGCTCCGCGACGAGCTGAGCGCGCGCTTCGGCCCGACGGTGCTGCCGCTCGAGCTCGTGACGGTCCGCTCCGCGCCTCAGGTGGAGAAGGTCCTGTTCGAGACGCGCTCGGGCGCGCGGCTCGAGACCGTGCTCTCGCGCTATCGCGCGGGGTGGTCCTCGGTCTGCGTGTCGACCCAGGCCGGCTGCGGGCTCGGCTGCTCGTTCTGCGCGACCGGCGCGCTCGGGCTCTCTCGCAACCTCAGCGCCGACGAGATCTGCGCGCAGGTCGTGCACCGTCGCTGGCAGAGCGCCGCGGCGGCGGCGCCCGACAGCGTGGCGTTCATGGGGATGGGCGAGGCGCTCGCGAACCCGAACGTCTTCACCGCGCTGCAGCTGCTGACGACCGCGGGGTACGGCGGGCTCTCGCCGCGGCGGATCACGGTGTCGACCGTCGGCTTCGCGCCCAGCCTCGAGCGGCTCACCCGGGAGCATCCCCAGGTCACGATCACGCTCTCGGTGCACTCGCCGTTTCCCGCGCAGCGCGCCGAGCTCGTTCCGCTCGAGCGCCGGTTCTCGCTCGCGGAGAACCTCGCGATCCTCGATTGCCACGTCGTCGCGGTCCGGCGGAAGGTGTATCTCGCGTACCTGCTGATCGCGGGCGTCAACGACTCCGACGATCACCTGCAGGCGCTCGTGCAGCTCGCGAGGTCACGTGCGCGTCCCGAGCTCTTCCACGTCAGCGTGATCCGCTACAACGACGCGTCCGGCGCCGACCCGTCGCATCGAGCGCCCAGCTCCGAGCGCGTCGACGACTTCGTCTCGCGGCTCCGCGCAGCGGGCGTTCGCGCGACTCGCCGGCAGCAGCTCGGCGCCTCGATCGACGCCGCGTGTGGGCAGCTTCATGCCCGCTCGCTGCTGCGCGATCGCCGGCCCAGCTGAGTCCTCACGAAGCGCGCTCGGCGCGCACGCGGACGATCGCGATCACCGGGCAGCGATTCCACGGCGCGACGCGACGATTCGAGTCGTCGATCCTGGATTTCAGGTCCAGGGAGAGACGATCGTGATCGTCGATCCGGGATTTCACGCCGCGACCGGATGATCGCGATCGTCGATCCTGGATTTCAGGTCCTGGTCCGACGATTCGAGTCGTCCGGCTGTGCCGGATCGGCTCGTTTCGTCGTTGCGTGTTCACAGCCGCGCTCGTCGGCGTCACGAGATCCCATCGCAATCCCCGCGGCACGCTCTCTGCTGAGGCCGCCGCATTCCTCGCTTCGGTCCAGCCTCGTTCGCCTTGGTCGCGCTCCTCCTGGTGGCGCCGGACGCGGAGGCCCAGCGCGCGGAGCGCCGCGTCGTCCCGCACGTTCCCGGCGGCGAGGTCGCGATCGAGCTCGGCGAGGGCGAGGAGCTGCACGCCGCGACCTGCGGGGTCGCCGGCGCGACGTTCTCCGGCGACACGACGCTCGCGCTGATCGCGCCCGACGGAAGCCGCGTCGCGTTCAACGACGACGCGTGCTTCTCGCTCGGCTCGGCGTTCCGCTTCGTCGTGCGACGCAGCGGCCGCTACGTCGTCCAGACCGAGTGCTACGGATCCAGCCAGGACTGCGGCGGAACGCTGGCGCTCGAGGTCGGCCCGCCCTCCCCCGAGACGCGCATCCCGCCGGTGCGCATCGCCGCGAGCGCGCGCGGCGTGCTCGGGCTCGAGGGCGAGCAGGGAGCGCTCGTCGGCGACCTCCTCGTCGAGGCGCGTCCGCTCGCCCCGCTGCTCGTGCGGCTCGGCGGCTCGCCGCTCGGCATCGGCGGCGGAGACCGAGGTGGGCTCGCGGGCGGCTCGCTCTCGCTCGTCGTCGGGTTCGACGAAGGGCTCGTCGCAGTCGCCGCCGGCGCCGGCATCTCGGTGCTCGCCACCCGGCTCGACGGCCAGCGCGCCCAGGAGACGCCGGCGTTCGTGACGTTCGCGCGCATCGGGCGGCTCCATCTCTT is a window encoding:
- a CDS encoding SDR family NAD(P)-dependent oxidoreductase yields the protein MTNRLANKTALVTGATSNIGRAIAVALAREGAHVAVHGRDAARAAEVVTAIREAGGRAESVLVDLDGSLAASRALAEEAARVLGGRVDVLVNNAGIYPAPNLADTDEATFDRIMSVNVKAPYFLTQAIAPGMVARGGGAIINLGSWIVRLGVPRGSVYASSKGAVETLTRAWAAELGASGVRVNAISPGVVHEESDSPHPGDVMMRGTPAGTSGSPEAIGNAAVYLASEEASFVHGIVLDVDGGRTGVAVIAA
- a CDS encoding TetR/AcrR family transcriptional regulator, with the protein product MEESSRLTSKGLATRQRIVEAAADLVLARGVGATTLDDIRAGTSTSKSQLFHYFPGGKNELVAAIAVFQSERLLDAQRPHLDALDTWPSWEAWRDAVVAHYASQPHWGCPIGALVSELSRSDPELAAIAKAQMDKWQGHLRRGLARMRRAERLRPDASPTRLALATFASLQGGLLLTHAAESIAPLEAALDGALVALRAHAA
- the rlmN gene encoding 23S rRNA (adenine(2503)-C(2))-methyltransferase RlmN, which encodes MNVLPTPPPGTILADVHAHLARAGAPPYRYRQLVLALQRGAQRFDDVGELPRSLRDELSARFGPTVLPLELVTVRSAPQVEKVLFETRSGARLETVLSRYRAGWSSVCVSTQAGCGLGCSFCATGALGLSRNLSADEICAQVVHRRWQSAAAAAPDSVAFMGMGEALANPNVFTALQLLTTAGYGGLSPRRITVSTVGFAPSLERLTREHPQVTITLSVHSPFPAQRAELVPLERRFSLAENLAILDCHVVAVRRKVYLAYLLIAGVNDSDDHLQALVQLARSRARPELFHVSVIRYNDASGADPSHRAPSSERVDDFVSRLRAAGVRATRRQQLGASIDAACGQLHARSLLRDRRPS
- the smc gene encoding chromosome segregation protein SMC; its protein translation is MVTGRPPPGIAQDNCDRRTAIVQGFASGDHARHGGPGIAGKGAPMKIKKVEICGFKSFVDRTVVLFDHDVTAIVGPNGCGKSNVVDAIRWTMGEQSAKNLRGKSMDDVIFNGSETRGPHSFAEVTLTFDNTDGLASPEYRAYAEIAVTRRLDRQGNSDYFINKTPVRLMDVTELFLGTGIGAKAYSIIEQGKIGYIVSAKPEDRRGLIEEAAGITKFKAKKKAAERKMDATRQNLLRIGDIVAEIEKNLASLKRQAQKAERYKAYRAEIRDLELLVASHRWMELTVTRRVIDEELTHASGALEGHRYALRIREAELEGERLAVQRAETEVERAQRVSYELDNSVRMLEGKVEQHKERLQGLRDSERLAERELEALSARRAVLAQERDGLLSTIAELEEIERTEQDELDREVSILDERKLAAQEAEQTVSSARARVSESAQRIARAEAVLKGYERRRDEARTRLDRMRSEREELEGRLVELAQEADELRTRLEGLREGKNTTAERKEQLETELKDLRVQITESERTVDKLRSELAEKRSRLRSLEEITKKFEGVGAGVRSVMLRFASAGEESGVLGLVADRIECPEAYTQALAGALGERLQHVVVSDVDAGLRVLEFLEQGDRGRATAIPRTPRRAVGPLAQLPNDEGIVGWLADLVRGDRETQQDEALVRHLLEGVLVVRDLASAKRLYDAGVNASTFVTERGEVLGAGGAITGGRGEQVGAHMIAVKREIRDLHGIVAKLDADMTAAVARHGELRNGIASRQAALDSARNEAHDAEISIVKADKDLRRAEDELNRTRQRVEKVAMDADDLAMQLADAQGEGNDAQAEIESASKSKHDAEGALESNEMIYEERRSLVDQQNARVTDVRVRAAQARQRAEGDRQALDRLDKSVQELGEREKRLRGDLERGAKQQGETAGALVVTKEELVDKVERAMKAHEVLGGARERYDVAKLELGTREADLKEIRSKIDEGQGRVSSLTIEERELAMAIEHLLDQVNERHRVDLRRVLGDYHFRDIPDDSVKTRIDELLRLVERMGEINLTAIEEYEEQSKRFEYLNSQKLDLEQALDQLDKAIKQMNRESKKLFREAFDAINERFQQAFPRLFGGGKAELKLTNADDLLETGIDILAQPPGKKLGSIELMSGGEKALTAVSLIFSIFQYKPSPFCLLDEVDAPLDEANIGRYCEAIRAMTKHSQFIVITHSKKTMQMADVLYGVTMETPGISKLVSVELRQKQRQAAHDASHAVA